The following proteins are co-located in the Palaemon carinicauda isolate YSFRI2023 chromosome 3, ASM3689809v2, whole genome shotgun sequence genome:
- the LOC137638678 gene encoding condensin-2 complex subunit D3-L-like: MGEGQMREIVDLLTKFSIDKLSSEWIRSVIDADFTEVDDLPSEFEDFHCSTNFHGLFDAVVGSCRHWIDSLPVVNDDIEKRLSISSSHSSPQVSRTRIPSLPDTSQANDRDIHTTFWMTLAENVSVKGLKALLFYYIHRGQRYDARELEREYGIKSASIYFLLLCVPGSNAFRVFHPVLYMKTIEILRLTLKLRVGSSSPVKKGRNRGSGRKSHDEQSNHGDDDDDDEAEMAMLTPVEANKLIRSLNILLNDFLRLTHRFSFKHSSECLDETINILIDVSRAETRDAQGIFLGRHGPSTVTALAYNAYVALQSICNPIHGKINRIVILIMKHIMYNILMISRGCSDLSPRSLGVIRDHSQIFVKYLLTQVKEDAYEGVYILIQHICIRVPDKAEYRQKTAQSVVEILRYLPIQLYTRLVKWFFKFSHNEKAGHRLFMLEVIAKMLDEKERVGEDEEMRSSQSPTARESRPTSRVSSMSSCDDNDNDAGSDSDYDVRESGENSFLKVNVDHPVEVPPDRNILSHKFLLGIIFSRCRDSGATVRAKALALLAECTYSKNPTIVMAMKQIFFRNRPLACNPPHIPNNNVNAESPLEVEGEEDLDLPNASMVVSMLHRRALDDKVIVRKSALQVLENLMKLDNEMLNDKNLEVLMEHCRDPALLIRKQMIISLSGLLESYSESESITTFWIKGVFPLILDPEIKVQEKVIDYIDLLLFRRLVPYNHPQRGTPEHRLPWLIVSRVTKLSFHKFFNKALMMWSKSEYNRPQVVKVVRSYVGTEYNEEMWTLLAALSNYIVVTDAAFVVDYFEEKCQSRSMVGSYTLQQVLKVLSNSIKHIPGHRGEALHERLLHPVVSFSVGSQLISAMMDTLTLLTYSMHGDEEKGLKALEKWVGPILKACDDYLKSVLFEKSIPADAEGEEKLFRHIFTLGEAAMLCPCKVNRRMFLMVQSIIFHQSRRERLRTVRIPSSQTQSSQPTAISFKPTTRVRAVAVVTLGKMCLQNEEQAKRIIPALGKMLDTQICSALKINIVFTLSDMCVRYATLVDPLMPQVTACLRDPDLEVRRTTLTLLINLLQEDYLKLKGSFFYRILQCLADEHEDVRSTVLFYITERLLKRFPKILCQHFIECIFHYNCYEEHESYNRFLQSSVEKELFSLAGKEHAQDRMMIYKFMLDHMPDDQRFTTTQRLCQDVLGGVVDGRVKLSATSLPMLEDTLSVLRCDEIKLASLKSRPEDVDQPTDQAEQAAMAGMVIKKTIISQVVKRHVIENIVPILIAVKHKLEEHKSPLMKHLLLYLKEIMKDYKNEIKEILAGDKQLAQEIEFDLRRFDQEQKEKEEELERRKTEDNSAEELRKEGKDIPEENTNAEEQECLVTSPKKNDPGSVTSPKISPAAQNDVHKQAVMNSKEVLGRRKSCIAPVPYKQDDSGQDNVKDSVPSSKEVAEAPSSKPEVTGRGTRKTKMSARSSDSGKEGSNRDNPAREKDREINEKDDISADNPSSGSSSPLRNNVKTPTKKMSKKTKEELIRAISTPQQKSGVINNITFMEEQNISAITLDSTISTDSSRSHEQKSKRVMHQEGNTKESESSRTRRSSRKSETKSRSAQSASKGLDAGSERCRPQSVSTTDVDRDTSAPAKEKPSPHRSKTRGATEAASKGKRTRDMTSLSPDPKDDGDPEKPKNPRKRVSQRRKR; encoded by the exons ATGGGAGAGGGACAGATGCGAGAAATTGTGGACCTGTTAACGAAATTTTCCATTGATAAGCTTAGTAGCGAATGGATAAGAAGTGTGATTGATGCCGATTTCACGGAAGTGGATGATTTGCCGTCCGAGTTCGAAGACTTCCATTGCAGTACAAATTTTCACGGTTTATTCGATGCCGTGGTTGGCTCTTGCCGACATTGGATCGACAGCCTACCAGTCGTCAACGACGACATTGAAAAGCGACTGTCTATATCCAGTTCACACAGTAGTCCCCAGGTCTCGAGGACCAGGATACCCAGTTTACCTGATACGTCACAAGCAAATGATAGAGATATACACACGACGTTCTGGATGACATTGGCTGAAAATGTCAGCGTGAAGGGTTTGAAGGCGCTGTTGTTTTATTACATTCACAGAGGGCAGAGGTACGATGCCCGGGAACTCGAAAGAGAGTATGGGATTAAATCTGCTAGCATTTATTTTTTACTCCTGTGTGTTCCGGGAAGTAATGCATTTAGGGTATTCCAtcctgtactgtatatgaaaacaatTGAAATCTTGAGATTAACATTAAAACTAAGAGTGGGATCATCCAGCCCCGTGAAAAAGGGTCGAAACCGGGGAAGTGGACGTAAATCTCACGACGAGCAGTCGAATCACGGTgacgatgatgacgacgacgagGCTGAGATGGCGATGTTGACGCCAGTGGAGGCAAACAAGCTAATTAGATCTCTCAATATTCTCTTGAATGATTTCCTCAGACTGACTCACCGATTCTCATTCAAACATTCATCCGAGTGCCTTGACGAAACCATAAATATACTAATAGACGTTTCTAGGGCGGAAACGCGCGACGCGCAGGGCATATTTTTGGGCCGGCACGGCCCGTCAACTGTCACGGCACTGGCATATAATGCCTATGTCGCTCTTCAGTCCATCTGCAATCCTATTCATGGGAAGATCAATAGAATCGTGATCCTTATCATGAAGCACATTATGTACAATATTCTTATGATTTCCAGGGGTTGCTCAGACTTATCCCCCCGTTCTCTAGGAGTCATACGAGACCATTCTCAGATTTTCGTCAAGTATTTATTAACTCAAGTGAAGGAAGATGCATACGAAGGTGTTTACATTCTCATTCAGCATATCTGCATTCGTGTACCTGACAAAGCAGAATATCGGCAGAAGACCGCCCAATCGGTGGTCGAGATTTTACGCTATCTGCCGATCCAGCTTTACACGCGTCTCGTCAAATGGTTTTTCAAGTTTTCTCACAATGAGAAGGCAGGTCACAGGCTCTTTATGCTGGAAGTTATTGCGAAGATGTTAGATGAAAAGGAGAGGGTCGGGGAAGACGAAGAGATGCGTTCCTCGCAGTCTCCCACCGCAAGAGAAAGTAGACCCACGTCAAGAGTGTCTTCGATGTCATCGTGCGACGACAACGATAACGATGCTGGCAGTGATAGCGACTACGACGTTAGAGAAAGTGGAGAGAATAGTTTTTTGAAAGTCAACGTTGACCATCCAGTGGAAGTTCCTCCGGACCGTAATATTCTCTCGCATAAGTTTCTCCTGGGCATAATTTTCTCCCGGTGCCGCGACAGCGGCGCCACTGTCCGTGCAAAAGCTTTAGCACTACTGGCGGAGTGTACGTATTCCAAAAACCCAACCATTGTGATGGCCATGAAGCAGATTTTCTTTCGTAACCGCCCATTGGCGTGCAATCCACCTCACATACCAAATAATAACGTCAATGCCGAGTCTCCGTTAGAAGTGGAAGGTGAAGAGGATCTTGATCTACCCAATGCTTCCATGGTGGTGTCGATGCTTCACCGGCGCGCCCTGGACGATAAGGTGATCGTCCGTAAGTCGGCCCTGCAAGTGCTCGAGAACTTGATGAAACTGGACAATGAAATGCTCAATGATAAAAATCTGGAG GTACTGATGGAACACTGCCGCGATCCAGCCCTCTTGATAAGGAAGCAGATGATCATATCTCTCTCGGGACTCTTGGAATCCTACTCGGAGAGTGAAAGCATCACCACATTTTGGATTAAGGGAGTCTTTCCGCTTATTCTTGATCCAGAGATTAAAGTACAAGAGAAAGTGATAGAT TACATTGATCTGTTGCTGTTCAGAAGACTGGTGCCTTACAACCATCCTCAAAGAGGAACTCCCGAACATAGACTTCCGTGGCTTATCGTGTCTAGAGTAACGAAACTCAGTTTCCACAAATTCTTCAATAAAGCGCTTATGATGTGGTCCAAGTCTGAGTACAATAG acCCCAGGTAGTGAAAGTTGTGCGTTCCTACGTGGGGACAGAGTACAACGAAGAGATGTGGACACTTCTAGCCGCCCTCTCCAACTACATTGTTGTAACGGATGCTGCTTTTGTTGTGGACTATTTTGAAGAAAAATGCCAATCTAGATCAATG gtgggATCATACACACTTCAGCAAGTGTTGAAAGTTTTGAGTAACAGCATCAAACACATTCCAGGCCACAGAGGAGAGGCCCTACACGAGCGGCTGCTTCACCCTGTTGTCAGTTTCAGTGTGGGATCCCAGCTGATCTCCGCCATGATGGACACTTTAACATTACTGACTTACAGCATGCATGGGGATGAAGAGAAAG GTCTCAAAGCCTTGGAGAAATGGGTCGGCCCTATCCTGAAGGCATGCGATGATTACCTGAAGAGCGTTCTCTTCGAAAAATCAATTCCAGCAGATGCCGAGGGCGAAGAGAAACTTTTCAG ACATATCTTCACGTTAGGAGAGGCCGCCATGCTATGCCCTTGCAAGGTGAACCGAAGAATGTTTCTAATGGTTCAAAGTATAATTTTCCATCAGTCAAGAAGAGAAAGGCTGAGAACTGTCCGAATCCCGTCGTCTCAAACACAAAGCTCTCAGCCAACGGCCATCTCCTTTAAGCCGACCACAAGAGTTCGG GCAGTAGCTGTCGTAACATTAGGCAAAATGTGTTTGCAGAACGAAGAACAGGCCAAGCGAATTATTCCCGCTCTGGGGAAAATGTTAGATACACAAATCTGCTCAGCACTGAAGATCAACATAGTGTTTACTCTGTCTGATATGTGTGtaag GTATGCAACCCTCGTGGATCCCTTAATGCCCCAAGTGACCGCCTGCTTGCGTGACCCCGACTTGGAAGTGAGACGAACCACTCTCACCTTACTAATAAATCTGTTGCAAGAAGACTACCTGAAGCTAAAAGGATCATTCTTTTATCGCATTTTGCAG TGCCTTGCTGACGAGCACGAGGACGTACGTAGTACCGTTCTCTTTTACATAACCGAACGTCTTCTGAAGCGTTTCCCAAAGATTTTGTGTCAACACTTTATAGAATGTATATTTCATTACAACTGCTATGAG GAGCACGAGAGTTATAACAGATTCCTACAGAGTTCAGTAGAAAAAGAGTTGTTCTCCTTGGCCGGCAAAGAACACGCACAAGACAGAATGATGATCTATAAGTTCATGTTGGACCACATGCCAGATGACCAACGATTCACGACGACGCAGCGTCTATGTCAAGATGTGTTAG GCGGGGTAGTGGATGGCAGGGTAAAACTCTCGGCCACCAGTTTACCCATGCTAGAAGACACGCTGTCGGTGCTGAGGTGCGACGAGATCAAGTTAGCGTCTCTGAAGTCACGTCCGGAGGATGTGGACCAGCCCACAGACCAGGCTGAACAGGCTGCTATGGCGGGTATGGTCATTAAGAAAACTATTATTTCGCAG GTGGTGAAACGACATGTGATAGAGAATATTGTTCCAATTCTGATTGCTGTTAAGCATAAATTGGAAGAGCATAAATCGCCTCTGATGAAACATTTGCTTCTTTACTTGAAGGAAATTATGAAGGACTACAAAAATGAA ATTAAAGAAATATTAGCTGGTGACAAACAACTTGCTCAAGAGATTGAATTTGATTTGAGAAGATTTGACCAAGAgcagaaagaaaaagaagaggaattgGAAAGGAGAAAGACAGAAGACAACAGTGCTGAAGAATTACGAAAGGAAGGTAAAGATATTCCAGAGGAAAACACCAACGCTGAGGAACAAGAATGCTTGGTTACATCACCAAAGAAAAACGATCCAGGGTCGGTCACATCACCAAAGATTTCACCGGCTGCTCAGAATGACGTTCATAAACAGGCAGTGATGAATTCTAAGGAAGTACTGGGTAGGAGGAAGAGCTGTATTGCCCCAGTGCCATATAAACAAGATGATTCAGGTCAGGATAACGTTAAAGATTCTGTTCCAAGTTCCAAGGAAGTTGCAGAAGCTCCGTCATCAAAACCTGAAGTTACGGGACGAGGGACACGGAAAACCAAAATGTCTGCGAGAAGCTCCGATTCTGGGAAAGAGGGTAGTAACAGAGATAATCCTGCAAGGGAAAAagatagggaaataaatgaaaaggatGATATTTCTGCCGACAACCCGTCCAGTGGAAGCAGTTCTCCTTTAAGAAATAACGTAAAAACACCGACAAAGAAAATGTCAAAGAAGACTAAGGAAGAACTTATACGTGCCATCAGCACGCCCCAACAAAAATCTGGTGTGATTAATAATATTACATTTATGGAAGAACAGAATATCAGTGCGATAACCCTCGACTCGACCATCAGTACAGATTCCAGCAGATCTCATGAGCAGAAGTCTAAAAGGGTAATGCATCAAGAAGGCAATACCAAGGAATCGGAATCGAGCAGAACACGCAGATCAAGCAGGAAAAGCGAGACCAAGAGTCGATCGGCGCAATCGGCTTCTAAAGGCCTCGATGCGGGATCGGAACGATGTCGGCCGCAGTCGGTTTCCACAACGGATGTGGACCGCGACACCAGTGCGCCTGCGAAAGAGAAACCCAGCCCTCACAGAAGTAAAACTAGAGGAGCTACAGAGGCAGCAAGTAAAGGGAAAAGAACAAGGGACATGACATCCCTCAGTCCAG